Genomic segment of Treponema primitia ZAS-1:
CCCAAAGGCATAACTGGTATCGGCATCCGCCGAATTTGCATTTGCATCGGAATTCCTATCGGATACTCCTTTGGCATTACAGGCAAATAATACATTGGTAGCAACGAGCAGAGAAAATACAACTTTCTTTAACATTTTTCATTCCATGCTTGAATAAGATTCCAGGATATACTTTCCCGGGGATAACTTAGCATAATGGAAACCCCCTAGCACTGCAAGGCGTCATATAGTAATTTTGGAGCTATGGATAAAAGTATGGTCGGCGGCGGATTATCGGTTAAACAAAAACTGGGCTTTGGCATATTCGATTTGGGGGGTAATATGTTTTTTACCCTCATGGGCTTCTGGACCCTGAATTTCCTGACCGATACGGTAGGACTCGCCGCAGCCCTGGCGGGGACTGCGGTGATGATGGGCAAGGCCTGGGATGCGGTTACGGACCCCGTGATGGGCTTTATCAGCGACCGCACCCTTTCCCGCTGGGGACGCCGCCGGCCATACCTGCTCTTCGGCGCCATCCCCATGCTGCTTGCCATGTGGTTCTTCTTCACCAAGCCCGGGTTTTCAGGCAGCCTTGCCCTAACCATCTGGGCTACCCTGGCGCTGATGCTCCTCAACACCGCCGCCACGGTGATCAATATCCCCTACTCTTCCCTAACGCCGGAATTAAGCGACGATTACCACGAGCGGACCAGCCTGAACGGCTACCGTTTCGGCTGCGCCATCTTCGGCACCATCCTGGGCGCCGCCGCAGTCCAGCCCCTGGTGGATATTTTCCCCACCAAGGCGCGGGGCTTTTCCATGATGGGGCTCATCCTGGGAACCGTGATGCTGATCACCACCCTGCTCACCTTTTGCGGGACCAAAGAAAAGGTGCACACCAAGGCAGATCTCCCCACCGGCAGCCTGCTTTCAACCTACCGGGCAGTTTTTTCGAACAAGCCCTTCGTACTGCTCCTCCTCACCTATGCTTTCCATATTATGGCCCTGACCTTCGTTCAAAGTATCCTGGTCTATTATACCCGGTACGTGTACAATTCGGCGGACCTTACCACCATAGCTATGCTGCTCCTCCTCCTGGTAGCAATGGTGTTTATCCCCATATCCGTACTGGTCTCTAAGCGGATCGGGAAAAAGCGGACCTACCAAATCTGTTTTGGGATCATCTCCAGCGCCTGTATTATCATCTTTTTCCTGGGCCACATCCTGGGGCCTCATTTTTTCCTAGGCATGATGGTATACGCCGGCATAGGGGTTGGATTCAGTTACGTTGCCCCCTACGCCATGGTCCCGGACACTATAGACTTCGCCGCCACAAGAGACGGAGAACGGAACGAGGGGGCCTATTACGGGATGTGGACCTTTGTTTCCAAGCTCGGCACCGCCCTATCGGTGTTTCTTTCCGGGATCATCCTCTCCCTGGGGGGCTACATCGCCGAGGCGGTTCAGGGCTCCGGAGCAATCATGGCAATACGGTTCCTCATCGGCCCCATACCGGCGATCATATTTATCGGCGCATTAGTGGTGATACAGTTCTACCCGCTGGACGAGAAGGCTTTCCGGGAAATAAAAACCCCCGGCCAAAACCGGGGGTAAAGTTCAAAAAACATTGGCAGGTTCAGCCTAAGCTGTTACGCCCACTTGATCAAACCGCTGCGGTAGGGATGCACCAGAGCTTCGTGCTTGGGCAGAATCCGTACCGTGTGGCCCTGCTGGCCCGTATCGGAACATTCGACCCGCACCTGATACACGTGGCTATTGCCTTCATTACCGATGGGCCTCATCTCTGAGCGCCGAGCATTCGTAATATCGTTGCTCTGGTTCGATACGGTACCGTGGTACAGCTCTACCAGAACTTCATCGGGCTGAAGGGCGCCCAGCTCAATGTGAGCGGTCACCGTAAGGGAATCCCCACGCTGCATCACCGGTTTCGAGTTGGACTCAATTTTGGAGATCTTCAGAGTTTCCCAAGCCTGGTGGAGCTTGTTGATATAAGCGGCCAGGGACTTACCTTCCGCATAATCATCTTTGCTCAAACGGCGGTAATTCTTCAGGGCTGGGAAATAGAACTTATTGGAATAATCCATAAGCATGCGGTGACTGGACATGGAATGACCAATCTCCTTCATACAGGTCTTCATCATCTTGATCCATTCCCGGGGCAGACCATCACGTCCACGCTGATAGAACATGGGGATAATTTCCCGTTCCAGGAGGTCGTAGAGGGCCTTGCTCTCCACTTCGTCCTGTAATTTCGTATCCTCGTATTCCTCACCGCGGCCAATGGCCCAACCCACTTCGGGGTTGTAGGCTTCATCCCACCATCCGTCCAGGATAGAACAATTCAGGACTCCGTTCATGGCGGCCTTCATACCGCTGGTACCCGATGCTTCCAGGGGTCGGCGGGGTGTATTGAGCCACACGTCGGCACCGGCGGTAAGATAATGGGACATGGTCATGTCGTAGTTTTCCAGGAAGATGATCCGGCTTTCCACATCGTGGTGTTCCGCAAAGTGAACGAGCTCCTTGATCAGCTCCTTCCCGGGCATATCCATGGGGTGGGCTTTTCCGGCAAAGATCAGCTGGATGGGCCTGTCGTTGTCCTTGAGGAGCCTGAGCAGCCGGTCCGGGTCACGGAGGAGCAGGTTACCCCGCTTATAGGTGGCAAACCGACGGGCAAAAGCCAAGGTAAGGACATAGGGAGAAAGGGCGTCCTCGGCCTTCTGGATACGGCGTTCCACCGCTCCGTTCCGCTTGAGGTTCTGCCGGATCCGGTCCCGGGCAAAGGCCACCAACCGTTCACGGCGCCTCTCATGGGTGCGCCACAGCTCTTCATCGGAGATACGGTCCATGCGGTCCCATATAGAAAGCTCCGTAGGTTCATCGTTAAAATGAGGCCCAAAGTAGCGGTCCAGAAGGTCCACCATATTGTTTGAAACCCAGGTCCGGGGGTGTACCCCGTTGGTAACATGATCAATGGGTACTTCACCCAGGGGTAGGTTGGGCCAGAGACCCTTCCACATCTGCCGGCTAACTTCACCGTGGAGCTTGGACACCCCGTTGGCATAGGCGGCAAACTTAAGGGCCAGGACGGTCATGCAGAAGGATTCGTGATCATCGTAGACCCGCTCACGGCCAAGGCCGAGGAAATCCTTCCAGGAAATACCCAGAATCTGGGTCCAGGACCGGAAATATTTTTCAATAAGCCCCACGTCAAACCGTTCATTACCCGCAGGTACCGGGGTATGGGTGGTGAAGATATTGGTAGGCCACACTACTTCGTGGGCTTCATCAAAGCTAAAGTGTTTTTCCTGCATGATTTCCCGGGCCCGTTCCAGACCAAGGAAGGCAGCATGGCCTTCGTTCATGTGGGTTGCGGCGGGGTTGATCCCCAAGGCCCGGAGCGCACGGATGCCCCCGATTCCCAGGAGAATCTCCTGCTGAATCCGGGTTTCCTTGTCCCCTCCGTAGAGACTGGAGGTGATATTCCGGAAATCCTGTGCGTTTTCTTCGATATTGGTATCCAGAAGATAGAGGAAACTACGGCCCACCTTGACTTCCCAGATTTGGGCTAGGGCAACACGACCGGCCATATCTACAGAAATTTTGATAGGATCACCGTTTTTATCGTTCTTCCGTTCCACCGGCATATTGTACCAGTCGTTTTCCGGATACGTTTCCTGCTGGAACCCATCGGCATTGAGGTACTGCTTAAAATAACCCTGCCGGTACAAAAGACCGATACCCACCAGGGGCAGCCCCATATCGGAAGAGGTCTTCATATGATCCCCGGAAAGCATACCCAAGCCGCCTGAATAGATGGGGAGGGACACGTCCATACCGTATTCCATAGAGAAATAGGCTACCACATCCTTTTTGGAACCCCGGTACCAGGTTTCGCCTTTTTTATATTTTAAAAACCGGCCATAAACCTCGTTGAGGGCGGCGAGATAGGAATCATCCTTAGCTACCTCCGCCAGACGTTCCTGGCTGACCATACCTAAGGTCCGAATTGGACTTTGCTGGGATTTGAGCCAAACATCATAATCCAGGCGGATAAAGAGCTGGACCGCGTCAAAATTCCAGGAAAGCCAGAGATTGCGGGCAATCTCTTCCAATGGTTTAAGGGAATTGGGAAGTTTCGGTTTAACCGTATAGGTAGCTATATTCATAACTATAGCTTATGCTTCAATGAAAAGCTTGTCAACGCTTAGGGAAATTTATTGTGATTTTAATGAAATTTATTACTTTTTTTCGATATTCGGGTACTTGAATCGGGATAAAGGGAAAGCAGATAATACGAAATTTATGGAAAAGAATGAAATTTTGGTGAGCTACGGGGAAAAAATCGATGATATGGCCTATGCTTTGGCGGAGGCGGCAGCCCTGGCGGATCTGATTGGCCCTCGGGAGCGGCGAAAGCTCTATGCCGCCCGGGACCCGGTGCTCTGCGACGCATGGCCCGCAACCCAGATGGGTTACCGGGTGGAAGAGATTCCCTACATAGGCCTGGCGGAAAAACTGGGGGTGGGCTGCGCCGACCCGGCAAAGGCGGTGATCCGGGAAATATCGCCGCCCCTTCCGGAGCGGATATCATCACGTTTTTACGCGGGGAACTTCGTTGTAAGTAACGCGGGGAACTTAGGGGATAGTCATGGAAAAGGAAGTATTAACCGGGCTTATCAATGAACTGGTAAACGACGCCCAGAGCAATTCGGTGGTCAAAGATGTTGCCCTGCGGCCGGATCTGGCGGGGATGCCCTTTTTTGCTGAGCCCCTGGTAGGTTTTGCCGCGGCGGATGATCCCTATTTTGGGGAACTGAAAAAGCCCGGTGTAATTGGAGAGCATTTTCTCCTGCCGCAGGACTGGCTGGGGAGCGCCAAAACGGTAGTATCGGTGTTTTTCCCCCATACGGAACAGGTAAAAAAAGCGAACCGTCAAAACATGGGATGGCCCGCCGACGAATGGCTCCATGCCAGAATCGAAGGCCAGGCCTTTTTAGAAGAACTGGGCCGGCATGTCATAGCGTTCCTGAAGGACCGGGGCTTCGACTGTATATCTCCGATGCTCGATCCACGGTTCTCTACACAAAGCCCCCTCACTACCGATAAGACCGAACAGAATTACTACACCAGTAACTGGTCCGAGCGCCATGTGGCCCATGTATGCGGCCTGGGGACCTTCGGCCTTTCCCGGGGGCTTATCACCCCCAAGGGCATCTCCGGCCGTTTTATCAGCCTCATTACCGGCGCGTATTTCGAGCCCACCCCCCGGCCCTACTCCGGAACGAACGACTACTGTACCCGCTGCGGCGCCTGCGCCCGGCATTGCCCGGTCAAAGCCATCTCCCTGGAGGAAGGGAAGAATCACCCCCCCTGTTCAGCATTCCTGAACCGTACCAGGGAAAAACACCGGCCCCGCTATGGCTGCGGGAAGTGCCAGACCGCCGTGCCCTGCGAGAACGGGATACCAACCCAGGTACGGAGCTGAGGGGGCCAATCCTAATAACTACCGTTTCCTGCTACGTTTCTCTCCATAAATTGACGGAACGCCTGCTCATATAAAAACACTATTTTTTGCGAAATTTATCCTCCAGCTAAAGTATTTTTCATCACAGCTTCCTCTTATACACAGCGGGCCGTATAGCTGCGCCTAAAACCTGGGCTTAAGCCTATAAAGAAACTATCATGAAACTATCCTACCTAGCCCCCTTTCTGTGGGGCGAGCTGCGTCGTAAGGCACGGGAAAACGCTAAACAGGGCGTCCCCCTGGACATCCTCGTCGACTTTGGCTTTAAAAGCCTATTCACCGCCAACAACGAGGACTCCCGGGAAGCCCTGAGGCATCTACTCTCCGCCTGCATAGGCCGCCCCGTCACCGTTCTGTCTATACAGAACAATGAGCTACTTCCGGAGTTCCTTACCGGCAAGACCGTCCGCCTGGACATCCACATCCGCTTTAATAATGGCGAGCTAGCGGATCTTGAAATGCAGGTTCAACGGACTGATGATAACATTAAGGTCAGGTCAGTCTTTTTAGCTGCCCGCATGCTCTCCGGCCAGGCCAAGCGGGGGAAGAGTTACAAACAGATACGACGGGTGTATCAGATATTTTTTCTCGATTTTATCCTTTTTTCCGAGAGCGACAAGGTCCCCCGGCGCTACTTCATGCAGGAAGAGGAAGAGCATGACCAATTGAGCGATGTGGTATCGTCAATTTTTTATGAGCTGCCCAAACTGAAGAAGGTAGCCCGGGAATGCTTAAGCGGTAAAAGAGATGTATCCGTATTGTCTGCGGACCAAAAGTGGGGTATATTTTTTAAGTACAGGAACGTCAAAAAGATGGCAGCCCTGATAGGAGAACTTTGCCAAAAGGAAGAAGGAATCATGAAGGCGGATCGTGCATTAAAAAAGATAAGCCATGATGAGGAACACTGGGCACGGAGCTTGTTCCGGGAGAAGATGGCCATGGACTACAGGTCCGGCATAAGCAACGCCTACGATAAGGGCTTGGAAGATGGGGCCGAGAAAGCCCGGCTGGCGCTGGAAGAAAAGGACCGAATACTTGGGGAAAAGGACCGGGCGATAGCGGAACTTAACCGCAAGCTGCTGGAAGCCGGTAAGGATACGTATTAGTTGCGGTCCTGATCCACGCTGCTAAGCCTATACCAAGGTCCGGGCGATCCGCACAATATCTGCGAAGACCCCGCCCGCGGTAACCTGGGCGCCGGCGCCGGGGCCTTTTATCACCATGGGCAGCTTGGAGTAACGGTCGGTGGTGATAACCACGATGTTGTCCGAATCCACCAGAGACAGGAAGGGGCTTCCGGGCTTTTCGGCGCGCAGGGAGATTCGGGCGGAACCTTCCTCAATGACCGCCACATAGCGCAGGACCGCGCCATCCGCCGCCGCAGCTTTCCTGCGTTTCTCAAAATCTTCGTCTGCCTTTTCCAGCTCCGCAAAGAAGGCGTCCACCCCGTTGGCTTTAAAGCAGGACGGGGGGAGCAGGGGTTCTATGTCCACGGCGCTGAATTCCAGGGACATCCCGCATTCCCGGGCCAGGATCAGGGCCTTACGGGCGGCGTCCATGGCATTAAGATCGTCCCGGGGATCCGGCTCGGTGTAACCCTTGGCTTTGGCTTCCCTGACCAGGGCGGAAAAACTTTTACTGCCGTCATAATTATTAAAGATAAAACTCAGGGTGCCCGAAAGAACCGCCTCAATACGCCGGACCTTGTCCCCGGACAGGGCCAGATCCCGGAGGGTTGATATCACCGGGAGGCCTGCACAGACCGTGGTTTCGTAGAGATAGGGAATACCCCGATTCTTGGAATAGCCCCTAAGGGTTTTGTAGTACTCGAAGGATCCGGAATTGGCCCGTTTATTGGGGGTGACGATGGGTATGTTAGATTTCAGTATTTCTGCGTACAGGGCGGAGACCTGATCGCTGGCGGTACAGTCACAGAAGGCCGTGTTGGGCATGTTGAAGGATTTCATCCTGCGGATAAATTCTCCCAGATCAAGGGGGAATATTTCTGTACCCGCCGAGGCATTCGATTGATCCCCGCTGGTCAGAACGGCCTTGATCTTTTTGGGAGCCAGCCCCCTGGGATTAAAGATCATCCGCTTGGAATTGGCTATCCCCACCACCTTGATCCGTATCTTGTATTCATCCGCCAGGATCTCGTGGTGGCCGACAATCTGTTCCAGCAGGGTGCCGCCGATAAGACCTATACCCAGGAGGAAAAGGTTCACCGAGCGAACCTCCGCCAGAAAGAAGGCTTCGTGGACTGCGCTGAGGGCTTTGATTACATCCTTGCTGTGGATAACCGCAGAGATGTTAATTTCCGAGGAACCCTGGGCAATGGCAATTACGTTGACCCCGCTCCGGCCCAGGGCGTGGAAGACCTTGCCGGAGATCCCCGGGGTATGCTCCATGTTGGAACCCACCACGGCGATGATCGCCAGGTCATTCTCCACCACCGGATCCTCAATGGCGGCGTCGGCTATTTCCCGGACAAACTCTTCCCGAATCGCCTGGGCTGCGGCCTGTCCGTCCTGGGGCGCCACGGCGAAACAGATGGAGTATTCGCTGGAGGCCTGGCTAATAAGGATAACGCTGATCCTTTTGCGGGCCAGGGCGCCGAAAAGCCGGGAGGAAAAACCGGCGACCCCTACCATACCGGACCCCTGGACCCGTACCAGGGTGATGTTCCCCATGGAGCTGATCCCCCGGATAGGGTAATCCCCGGGATCCGCCTTGTCGCTGATCAGGGTACCGCCGCCTTCGGGGTTGAAGGTATTCCGTATCCAAATGGGGATACCCTTTTCCAGGGCCGGGCGTACCGTGGGTGGGTGGAGGACCTTGGCGCCGAAGTGGGAAAGCTCCATGGCTTCGTTATATGAAAGGGAACTGATCCTAAAGGCGCTTTTTACGAGCTTGGGATCCGCGGTAAGTATGCCGTCCACGTCGGTCCAGATTTCCACGGTCTTTGCCCCGATGGCGGCGCCGAAAATAGCGGCGCTCAGGTCCGAACCGCCCCGGCCCAGGGTAGTGGTGTATCCTTCGGCGGTGGAACCGATAAAGCCCGTGGCTATTTGAAGAACGGTATTTTTCCTCAAGTATGAACGAATCCGGCTATAGGTTTCTTCGGACCGGTACTGGGCGGCGCCGTAATTATCGTCGGTCAGGATAAGGGGGCGGGTATCCAGGTATTCCGAAGGAATGCCCCCGGCAGTACAGATCCGGGCGATGAGCGTCGCGGAAAGCCTTTCCCCAAAGCTCATCACATAGTCGAGGATCCGGGGCGAAAGTTCCCGGAGTATACCTATCCCGTCCAGGGTACGGTTCAATTCAACAAACACTGCTTTTATGGCGGCATCGGCGTCCTGTCGGTTTTCTCCTGCAAGGAAAGCCCGGCTTATTTTGCGGTGCCGGTCCTCCATCGCTTTTACCGCTGCAACATAGGCGCTTTCTCCGGCAGCGGCCTGTCTAGCCACCCCAATAAGAGAATCGGTCATCCCCGATAGGGCGGACACCACGACCACCCGGACCTTGCGGGCATGTTCCGGGTCTCCAAGAATGGTTATCAGTTTCCCAATCGCCTCAGGAGACCCTACGGAGGTGCCTCCAAATTTCAGTACCAACATCATAGCCCCCAGTCTGAAATTAATACGCTTTTTCCAGGTATTTATCAACCGGTTTGCCTAAAAATCATTATAATGCACATAACATAATACACATAGCTGGACTTTTTTTTGTTCTATAAGTATCATGTATAAAAATCAGGGTAACTCGGGAGTACCTCGGCATGGTATTTGTTTTTGGCATTGTTATAATTGCATCCTTTGTGATCTCAGTCATCATTGTTGCTCAAGTTCTCGTTCTGTCCCATAAAAAATCCTGGTACGATCCTATCGATGAACGTAAAATCCATACCGGCGCCATCCCCCGTCTGGGGGGCATAGGTTTTGCCTCAGCTTTTATCTGCATGTGTATCGGTATAGGTTTTATCATCCCCCTGCTTCCGGTAGAGCTCATTCCCGGCATTGTGTTTCATCTTCCCTTCCTGTTCCCCCTTATTGCGATGATCCTGGTCTTTATTTCCGGGGTTTTTGATGATTTTAGGCCCATGGCGCCTCGGTTCAAGCTTCTTATCCAGATTATAGCGGCTTTTCTGGTTGTCATGTCCGGCTATACCTTCCAAAGTATCACTTTTATCAATCAAGGAATCCTGGGAAACCTGAACTGGCTGCGCTATCCCGTTACTTTTCTCTGGATTGTTGGGCTTACCAATGCGGTAAACCTGATTGACGGGGTGGACGGCCTTGCAGGTGGTATTTCGGCCCTGGCATCCCTCTTTTTCGCCCTTATTTTTTCGCGTATTGCCAATAACAGCGCCATGATTCTTATATGCCTCTGCCTTAGCGCTGCTCTGGTGGGGTTTCTTGTCTTCAATATGCCCTTCCCCAGGGCGAAAATATTTATGGGTGACGGGGGCAGCCAGTTTTTAGGATTTATCCTGGCCTTGCTGCCTTTGCTAAATGCCGGGGGAGCGCCCTCCGGATTTCCCCTCCTCTACGCTGCCGCCCTGCTCGGTATCCCGATTTTTGATACCTTTGCCGCAATCTGGCGGCGGATACGGGACAGGCGGCGGATCGACACCCCCGACCGGCTGCATATTCATCATAAGCTCATGAACCTGGGTTTCAATGCACGGGGGGTGGACGCCATTCTATACGGGTTGCAGATACTCCTGGGGATCCTGGTATTCGAGTCTATTCGGTATAAGGGCGCCCTTTCCCTGATTCTCCTGGGAGCGGCCTATGTGGCTACCTCGGCCTTCTTTATTACCATTCATTTCGTGAACCGGCATGTGATACGGAAGCGAAAAGACCCCGCCGCTTAATATGGACCGGCATTACTTCGATTGGGCTGCCACGGCCCTTCCTTCGGAAGCTGGTTTCGTCACTACCCCCTTCGGCAACCCCTCTTCACAGCACCTTGAAGGCCGTACAGCCCGTTTAGCCCTGGAAAACGCCCGGTCCCGGTGCGCGAAGATTCTGGGTGTTCAGCCTAAGGAACTGTATTTTACTTCCGGGGGTACCGAATCCAACGCCATACCTCTCCATTCCCTGCTCCTTCGGAAAAACGCAGCCCTCTTGATTTCTGCGGTGGAACATCCCTCGGTGGGGGAAAACGCCCTGATCCTGGAACGGCTGGGAATAAGCCTGGGTTGTATCGGGGTAGAAAAGGACGGCAGGGTCAGCGAAAAAACCCTGGAAACGGCCCTGGCTAGGCTGCCGGGAACACGCTTTGCGGCAATCATGGGGGTAAACAACGAAACCGGTGCGGTGATGGACATACCGGCCTTGGTGAAGGTAATTAGGAACCGCAAAGGGCCGCCTGTCCATATCCACAGCGACCTGGTCCAGGCCCTGGGAAAGGTTCCCCTGGATATCTCCCGCTGGGACCTGGATTCCGCTTCCTTCAGCGCCCATAAAATTGGTGGGCCCCGTGGCATAGGCCTGCTCTGGCTCCGTCGGACCGCGCAGTCCCTGGAAGTTCTCGGTGTTGGGGGCGGCCAGGAGGGGGGCATCAGGCCGGGTACGGAAAATACCGCCGCCGCCTGCGCCATTGCGGACTGCATGGAGCGTCTTGCGGAGCCCCGGACGGTTCAGGCGGGCTATGCCGCGGCAAGCGAACGGTGGGCGGCGTTGATCCGCGCCCTGCGAGGCCTGGACCGCTGTACCCTGATCCCCGAAGATCGCCGGGACGAGGATGA
This window contains:
- a CDS encoding MFS transporter, translating into MDKSMVGGGLSVKQKLGFGIFDLGGNMFFTLMGFWTLNFLTDTVGLAAALAGTAVMMGKAWDAVTDPVMGFISDRTLSRWGRRRPYLLFGAIPMLLAMWFFFTKPGFSGSLALTIWATLALMLLNTAATVINIPYSSLTPELSDDYHERTSLNGYRFGCAIFGTILGAAAVQPLVDIFPTKARGFSMMGLILGTVMLITTLLTFCGTKEKVHTKADLPTGSLLSTYRAVFSNKPFVLLLLTYAFHIMALTFVQSILVYYTRYVYNSADLTTIAMLLLLLVAMVFIPISVLVSKRIGKKRTYQICFGIISSACIIIFFLGHILGPHFFLGMMVYAGIGVGFSYVAPYAMVPDTIDFAATRDGERNEGAYYGMWTFVSKLGTALSVFLSGIILSLGGYIAEAVQGSGAIMAIRFLIGPIPAIIFIGALVVIQFYPLDEKAFREIKTPGQNRG
- the glgP gene encoding alpha-glucan family phosphorylase, with product MNIATYTVKPKLPNSLKPLEEIARNLWLSWNFDAVQLFIRLDYDVWLKSQQSPIRTLGMVSQERLAEVAKDDSYLAALNEVYGRFLKYKKGETWYRGSKKDVVAYFSMEYGMDVSLPIYSGGLGMLSGDHMKTSSDMGLPLVGIGLLYRQGYFKQYLNADGFQQETYPENDWYNMPVERKNDKNGDPIKISVDMAGRVALAQIWEVKVGRSFLYLLDTNIEENAQDFRNITSSLYGGDKETRIQQEILLGIGGIRALRALGINPAATHMNEGHAAFLGLERAREIMQEKHFSFDEAHEVVWPTNIFTTHTPVPAGNERFDVGLIEKYFRSWTQILGISWKDFLGLGRERVYDDHESFCMTVLALKFAAYANGVSKLHGEVSRQMWKGLWPNLPLGEVPIDHVTNGVHPRTWVSNNMVDLLDRYFGPHFNDEPTELSIWDRMDRISDEELWRTHERRRERLVAFARDRIRQNLKRNGAVERRIQKAEDALSPYVLTLAFARRFATYKRGNLLLRDPDRLLRLLKDNDRPIQLIFAGKAHPMDMPGKELIKELVHFAEHHDVESRIIFLENYDMTMSHYLTAGADVWLNTPRRPLEASGTSGMKAAMNGVLNCSILDGWWDEAYNPEVGWAIGRGEEYEDTKLQDEVESKALYDLLEREIIPMFYQRGRDGLPREWIKMMKTCMKEIGHSMSSHRMLMDYSNKFYFPALKNYRRLSKDDYAEGKSLAAYINKLHQAWETLKISKIESNSKPVMQRGDSLTVTAHIELGALQPDEVLVELYHGTVSNQSNDITNARRSEMRPIGNEGNSHVYQVRVECSDTGQQGHTVRILPKHEALVHPYRSGLIKWA
- a CDS encoding 4Fe-4S binding protein translates to MEKEVLTGLINELVNDAQSNSVVKDVALRPDLAGMPFFAEPLVGFAAADDPYFGELKKPGVIGEHFLLPQDWLGSAKTVVSVFFPHTEQVKKANRQNMGWPADEWLHARIEGQAFLEELGRHVIAFLKDRGFDCISPMLDPRFSTQSPLTTDKTEQNYYTSNWSERHVAHVCGLGTFGLSRGLITPKGISGRFISLITGAYFEPTPRPYSGTNDYCTRCGACARHCPVKAISLEEGKNHPPCSAFLNRTREKHRPRYGCGKCQTAVPCENGIPTQVRS
- a CDS encoding Rpn family recombination-promoting nuclease/putative transposase, producing the protein MKLSYLAPFLWGELRRKARENAKQGVPLDILVDFGFKSLFTANNEDSREALRHLLSACIGRPVTVLSIQNNELLPEFLTGKTVRLDIHIRFNNGELADLEMQVQRTDDNIKVRSVFLAARMLSGQAKRGKSYKQIRRVYQIFFLDFILFSESDKVPRRYFMQEEEEHDQLSDVVSSIFYELPKLKKVARECLSGKRDVSVLSADQKWGIFFKYRNVKKMAALIGELCQKEEGIMKADRALKKISHDEEHWARSLFREKMAMDYRSGISNAYDKGLEDGAEKARLALEEKDRILGEKDRAIAELNRKLLEAGKDTY
- the thrA gene encoding bifunctional aspartate kinase/homoserine dehydrogenase I translates to MMLVLKFGGTSVGSPEAIGKLITILGDPEHARKVRVVVVSALSGMTDSLIGVARQAAAGESAYVAAVKAMEDRHRKISRAFLAGENRQDADAAIKAVFVELNRTLDGIGILRELSPRILDYVMSFGERLSATLIARICTAGGIPSEYLDTRPLILTDDNYGAAQYRSEETYSRIRSYLRKNTVLQIATGFIGSTAEGYTTTLGRGGSDLSAAIFGAAIGAKTVEIWTDVDGILTADPKLVKSAFRISSLSYNEAMELSHFGAKVLHPPTVRPALEKGIPIWIRNTFNPEGGGTLISDKADPGDYPIRGISSMGNITLVRVQGSGMVGVAGFSSRLFGALARKRISVILISQASSEYSICFAVAPQDGQAAAQAIREEFVREIADAAIEDPVVENDLAIIAVVGSNMEHTPGISGKVFHALGRSGVNVIAIAQGSSEINISAVIHSKDVIKALSAVHEAFFLAEVRSVNLFLLGIGLIGGTLLEQIVGHHEILADEYKIRIKVVGIANSKRMIFNPRGLAPKKIKAVLTSGDQSNASAGTEIFPLDLGEFIRRMKSFNMPNTAFCDCTASDQVSALYAEILKSNIPIVTPNKRANSGSFEYYKTLRGYSKNRGIPYLYETTVCAGLPVISTLRDLALSGDKVRRIEAVLSGTLSFIFNNYDGSKSFSALVREAKAKGYTEPDPRDDLNAMDAARKALILARECGMSLEFSAVDIEPLLPPSCFKANGVDAFFAELEKADEDFEKRRKAAAADGAVLRYVAVIEEGSARISLRAEKPGSPFLSLVDSDNIVVITTDRYSKLPMVIKGPGAGAQVTAGGVFADIVRIARTLV
- a CDS encoding MraY family glycosyltransferase, which encodes MVFVFGIVIIASFVISVIIVAQVLVLSHKKSWYDPIDERKIHTGAIPRLGGIGFASAFICMCIGIGFIIPLLPVELIPGIVFHLPFLFPLIAMILVFISGVFDDFRPMAPRFKLLIQIIAAFLVVMSGYTFQSITFINQGILGNLNWLRYPVTFLWIVGLTNAVNLIDGVDGLAGGISALASLFFALIFSRIANNSAMILICLCLSAALVGFLVFNMPFPRAKIFMGDGGSQFLGFILALLPLLNAGGAPSGFPLLYAAALLGIPIFDTFAAIWRRIRDRRRIDTPDRLHIHHKLMNLGFNARGVDAILYGLQILLGILVFESIRYKGALSLILLGAAYVATSAFFITIHFVNRHVIRKRKDPAA
- a CDS encoding cysteine desulfurase family protein; amino-acid sequence: MDRHYFDWAATALPSEAGFVTTPFGNPSSQHLEGRTARLALENARSRCAKILGVQPKELYFTSGGTESNAIPLHSLLLRKNAALLISAVEHPSVGENALILERLGISLGCIGVEKDGRVSEKTLETALARLPGTRFAAIMGVNNETGAVMDIPALVKVIRNRKGPPVHIHSDLVQALGKVPLDISRWDLDSASFSAHKIGGPRGIGLLWLRRTAQSLEVLGVGGGQEGGIRPGTENTAAACAIADCMERLAEPRTVQAGYAAASERWAALIRALRGLDRCTLIPEDRRDEDDRFSPWILQAGFRGIPGEVMARALDDAGFAVSTGSACSSREQRRPVLEAMGIKGDQSLEGIRISQGWSSSMDDIEKLIAAIGKILEVL